The region TGCAATATGCCGAGTTCGACGGCGCGTTCGCGGCCGTGATAGACCGGCGTGAAGCTGTGTATCGTCACGATGATGCTGTCCTGCCCCCTCGCCCGGCGATCGCGGATCAGCCCGCGAATGGCGTCGTGAAAGGGCACGTAGAGCGCGTCGGTGCGCGCCAGGCGTTCTTCGGCGGTCAAATCCGTATTGCCGGGAACGGCGTAGATCTCGCTTTTCTCAGGCATGGCGCCCGGTGAACTCGGCGGCCGGTTGCAATCGTAGATCAACCGGGAGAAGCGCTGGTAGACGAGCGTCGCATCGAGCCCTTCCGATATGCCGCGGGCGACGGAAAGAGCTCCCGGGTCCCAGGCAATGTGGCTCGAGAGCGCTTCGCTGGGCAGGCCAAGATCGCCGAAGTGAGCGGGCAGCACATTCGAAGCGTGCTCGCAGACAAGCAACACCGGGCTCCGGCCGCCGACACGCTCGATCCCGACGCAGTCGCCGTCCGCTTCGCTGAGGATTTTCGGCCCGGCCAGCACCAATGGCGCCACTCCTATCCCTTAACAAATTCCTTATGAAGAAAAGAATTCTTCAGGTTTCGATCACTGTCAAGCGTCGACTGAAAATTTCTTTTCATGACAGCGGTTGACATGGATTATGACAGCGTTCTTAATTTGAGTGGGAAAGTGGCGC is a window of Rhizobium sp. N324 DNA encoding:
- a CDS encoding N-formylglutamate amidohydrolase, yielding MVLAGPKILSEADGDCVGIERVGGRSPVLLVCEHASNVLPAHFGDLGLPSEALSSHIAWDPGALSVARGISEGLDATLVYQRFSRLIYDCNRPPSSPGAMPEKSEIYAVPGNTDLTAEERLARTDALYVPFHDAIRGLIRDRRARGQDSIIVTIHSFTPVYHGRERAVELGILHDEDSRLADRMLEAAAEAPLYRTERNQPYGPEDGVTHTLILHGLSNGLRNVMIEVRNDLIADDVGQGVMADYLKGLLQQSLDA